From the Romeriopsis navalis LEGE 11480 genome, the window GCCTTAGCCTACTCTGTCGGCACGATAAACTTTGAACGATCGGTCACAACGCCATAGGGTTTGCGAATCAAGCTATTTGATCGATTAATGCCAGCATTCATAGAAGTAGGCTGATTCAAATCTGGCTGACTGAAAGCCGTCAGCGGTTGGTCATTGGTGAAATAAATATGTCCTAATGGCTCCCCTAAATAAGTCCGCTGAGCCATCCGCCAGCCCGGATTGAGCCGAATTTTAACGAATCCTGCATTCCATCCCCCGACACTACCAATATCGAGTGTTGGCTTATTTTTGTGCCCGGTGGGAACACCCAACAGACGTAGATCGCCATCTTTTTTGACAACTTGCAAACCGTAGCGCCAACCCAAATCACGTCCACCGAGACGAATTGAGTAACCATTACTATCAGTGCCACGACCACAGATCCCGGTAAAGTCAAAGTCAACCAATAATGGATCAACCTCCACTGGACCAGAAGCGTTATTTGAGGCCCGCCAACAAGGTCGATCGTCCTCGACTTGCTGAATCACGAGTAATTGGTGCAGGTCTTCATTGTAGGGCGCGGCAACGGCAATAATCCGATCTTGGGGCACAGCTATTTCGCTAAAAACATTCGCCTGCGCCGGTTGCATTGCCAATAGACTAACAAAACCAATCAAGGGTGTGAGGAACGGAAATTTAATCATGGGGAATGACTTAGAAAAAGCAGAACAACGGTGGTGATGCGTTCTGACGAGTCAACCCTGACTGCAATCACAGCTTGAGCTTAAGCCTAACTAACCCGGAGTTTGGAGTCCGCCAACTGGCTCAAGTGAATACACTGAAGTAATACTTGCAAAAAATCTTACTAGTAAACATAGTGAAAATACTGATTTTTACATCCATTCAATTCTGCCTGGATTCCGTGAAATTTATGATCTTAAAGTCGTAAATCCGCCGCAATCCGATGGGCACAGGCAAAGCCAGAAAACGCGACCGCATTCAATCCTTGCCCGGGAAACGTGCTATCCCCAACACAGTAGAGATGTTTGATGCTAGTGCGATTGAATGGCATTTTGAGTAACCCGCGCAACCGCCGCTGGGGAATTGGCCCGTAGGTGCCATTGATCCGACCCAAAAATCGACGGTGGGTGCGTGGAGTCCCGACTTCCTGCAAGGTAATTTGTGCACTAAGTCCGGGAAAAAGTCGTTCTAAGCGCTGAATTAACCGATCGGCATCCCGTTGTTTTTTCGCCCGATATGCTGTTGGGGATAAGCCCTGCCAGGCTGACATCCAGCTCGGGGTAAAGGTATGAATAATATGTTTCCCAGGCGGAGCCAGCGTTGGATCAAGTAGGGTTGGAATCGATACGAAAATTGTGCCCTGCTCCTGCTCCATCGATTGCCAGTCCTCCAGCAAAATATGATGACATTCTGTCGTTGTCGGCAGCACCGTCGCATTTACCCCAAGATGCAAACTCAAAAAGCTCGGTGATTGTTGATAGTTTTGCTGCCACCTCACCTCGGATCGCGGCAACGTTTGATCAGGCAATAGTTTGCCGAAGGTATCCCAACGTGTCGCATTCGATACGATACGATCGGCATACAGTTTTTCCCCGGTGGTTAACTGAACACCGATCGCCCGGCCCTGCTCCAATAAAATCTGGCGCACTTTTGCTTTGTAGCGAATGCTACTGCCAACATGCGTTAAGCCTTCGACCAATTTTTGGGCAATTTGGCCGACTCCACCTTGGGGATAACGCACGCCACCATAATGTCGATCGCTAAATACCATACCGGCATTGATCATCGGCGTTCGCTCCGCCAGCACCGTTGACCAGCAAAAACATTCCATATCAATGAACCGCAGCAAACGCCGATCACGAATATATCTACGAGCAATCTCGCCCACATTCCGCGGCAGATAACGCAATAGGCCAAAGCAAGCCAACGGATGCTGCAAAAACACCCGTGCAAGATAACGCGGCTCCTCTAGCGACAGTAAATCCATGACATTGAGACAATTAAACACGCGCCAGCAGGCATCATAAAATTGGCGGATACCCTTAGCCTCATGGGGAAACTGCGCAATCAACTCCTGCAAAAAATCTTCATATTGCCGATGGACTTTTAAGTTCAGGCCATCGGGTAAGTGATAGTGAATTTGTACCGGATCCGGAATAGTTGGAAGCTGCATATCAACCGCAGCCAACGCCCGAGTCAGCAGATTCGTCGTCCCCTGGCAACCAAAGCCAAAGATCATCGAAGCCCCGACATCAAACCGATATCCCGGCCGTTCGAAGGTTCCGCCACTGCCCCCAGGAATCAAATATTGCTCCAAGACCAGCACTGTTGCCCCTTTTGCGGCTAACTGAGTTGCCGTCACCAAGCCCCCAATCCCTGCCCCAACAACGATCGTGTCCCACGTCATACTTGCCTTACCGATAACTTAGCGCAGGTAATCCTCCGCCTCAATTAGACCATTTGGGTGACGCGATATCTGGAACAGGTTAGAAGTATTTGCAATATTGCGAACCCTCAAGGGCACCACACCCCCAGAAACAGCCAATAAAAATGGGACTTGCAACACCTGCAAAAGTCCCACCTGCCGATCCTCTAGAGAGGAGAACACTATAAAACCAAATCTACGCTTGTTGATATATTTTGTCAATAGATTTTGGGCATTTTATTCAAGAAGTTTAGCGGTTGTGCGCAATTGCAACAGCCTGTCCTGATTTCGTGAGTTTGGTCAGGTATGATTCATAAGGTTTGAGCTTCCATAAATTCTCACAGTAATTAATATTTGCTATGACTTTGCAGTTGCGCGTCTACGTTCCACCTCATCCATTAATTAAGCATTGGCTTGGAGTTGCCCGCGATGTCGGGACACCTTCCGTGCTATTTCGCACAGCGATGACGGAGTTGGGACGTTGGCTCACCTACGAAGCAATTCGCGAATGGTTACCCACTGAGGACACTCAGATTGAAACACCGTTGGCCGCTTGTCCAGCGACCTTTATCAACCCCGAAATTCCGGTGGTTGTCGTTCCTATTCTCCGGGCCGGTTTATCGTTACTGGATGGGGCTCAAAGCCTTTTGCCCCTCGCGTCGATCTACCATTTGGGCTTGGTGCGAGACGAGCAAACCTTGAAACCAAGCTGTTATCTCAATAAGTTACCGGCGCAAATGCACCCGGAAACCCGTGTGCTGATTACCGATCCAATGTTGGCAACCGGCGGTTCAATGGTGGCGGCACTAGAAGAGATCATTCAGCGGGGCGTTGACCCAGTGAATATTCGAATTGTCTCTGTTGTCGCGGCCCCACCGGCGCTGCAGAAGCTCAGTGCCGATTATCCGAGTTTGAATATTTATACGGCCGCGATCGATGAAGTTTTGAACGATCAGGGCTTTATTGTGCCAGGACTCGGCGATGCTGGGGATCGGACCTATGGCACTTAAGGTGCAAATCTCCAATCCACAGTAAAATCAAGTTCTACTGCTCCCTTGCAACGACCGATAAAACCTATGAGCCAGCAAGATAATTTTTCCGGCGGATTTATTCTCGGCGCAATCGTCGGTGGGATCGTCGGCGGTGTCTTGGGTGTGGCTTTGGCTACGCCCAAAGCCTCAAATAACACTGATGCCAATGATGAGCTAAAAGTGACCCGCCCACGGCGGCGGCCACTGCGCGTCCCCACTGAACCGATGACTGAACAGTCGATGGAAGTGGCGCGGCAGGGACTAGAGTCAAAAATTGCCCAGTTAAATGAGGCGATCGACGATGTGCGACATCAGTTGGGCAGCGTTAACGGCAAATCCGATGTGACCGCCAAAAAAATTTAAGCGGCGAAAGCTGAAGCAAATCCGCAATTTGGCCCATCGGCTTTCCACACCCGATTATCCGCCGGAAAGCCTAGAACTTTCTCAGAAGATCAGGCTACAATCGCTATTGCAGGTAGCAATTGGTTACTTGTAAAGTTAAAGCAGATCTACGCGAAGTGAGCAGTTGCCAAATTAATGTCAATTGGCCCACATTGCCCCAGCAGTAGCCAATGCGTTTCTTGACAGCACATTTGAACCGATAGGTATCGTTATGAATCCAGTTCTCATCATCGCGAATTTCATTTCACTCTATTCGCTCCTCGTATTGATTCGGTGTCTTTTGACTTGGATTCCGAATATTGATTTTTCGAGTCAGCCGTTCCGCACCTTGTCCGATGTGACTGATCCTTACCTCAATCTATTTAGAGGTTTGATCCCACCATTGGGTGGCATGGATCTTTCACCGATGGTCGCCATCCTCGCTTTAAATTTTCTGGGTAAGTTTTTGATCTCCGCCCTGAGCACAGCCTTTGCCAGCTACTCCATGTATATGCTTGGCTAACGGCATCAGTTTAATTAAGTATCGGCATAACGAACGATCGCTCCAAATCCTTAAGGAGCGATCGTTGTTGTTTGGGGAGGTCATTTATGGGGCATCAACGCATATTAGTCTGGTATCGCCAGGATTTACGGCTGCACGATCATGCGCCGCTATCGCAAGCAATTGAGTCAGGCGCCGAAATTATTCCACTATATTGTTTTGATCCGCGTCAATGGGCCAAAACAACGCCAACCAGTTTCGGGATGCCGAAGATGGGAGGATTTCGCGGGCAATTTTTGCTGGAAAGCATCGCTGATTTGCAACAAAATTTACAGGTGATCGGCAGTGATTTACTGCTTCGCCAAGGTCATCCCGAAACAGTTTTGCCACAGCTCTGCGAAATACTTGAGATCAACGCAGTTTATTACAGCGATGAAGTCACCCAGGAAGAAACCTATGTCGAGAAGCAGCTCCAGTTAGCCTTAGCCACCACTGGGGTTAAATGTCAGGGGATATGGGATCAAACGCTATATCACCGAGACGACATCCCCTTTGCGATTGACCAACTACCGGAGCTGTTCACCACCTTTCGGAAACAGGTGGAAAAGGAGTCGAGCTGGCGGGTACCGCTCGCTGCACCCGCAAAATTACCACCACTGCCAAGTGGTGTCGACCGAGGGCAGTTACCAACTTTGGCTGATTTGGGCATTACCCCGATCAGCCCTGATACCCGTGGAGTAATGCCCTTTCAGGGAGGGGAAACCGCCGCAATTAAACGTTTAGATGAATATTTTTGGCAGCGCGATCAGCTGCGCATTTACAAGCAAACCCGCAATGGCATGTTGGGTGCTGATTATTCTTCAAAGTTTTCACCCTGGCTGGCACTCGGTTGTCTTTCACCGCGCTATATCGCCCAGCAGATTCACCAATATGAAACCGATCGGGTTGCAAATGATTCGACCTATTGGCTGATCTTTGAGCTGCTATGGCGCGATTATTTCCGGCTGATCGGTGCCAAGCATGGCGAGCAGCTGTTCAAAATTGGTGGCTTGCAAAATCTTATGCTCCCTTGGAAAACTGATACACAGCGGTTTGAGCAGTGGAAAAATGGCAAAACCGGATTGCCGCTGGTTGATGCCAATATGCGTGAGCTGGCTGCCACCGGCTTTATGTCCAACCGGGGACGCCAAAATGTGGCCAGTTTCCTGACCAAGAACTTAGGCATTGATTGGCGCTGGGGGGCCGCATACTTCGAATCGATGCTGATTGACTATGACGTATGTAGCAACTGGGGCAACTGGAACTACAGTGCTGGAATTGGCAATGATGCGCGGGGCTTCCGTTGCTTCAGCATCACAAAGCAGGCCAAGGACTACGACCCACAGGGGGAGTACGTCAAGTATTGGTGTCCCGAACTCGCGCAGATTCCCGCCACAAAAGTACAGCAACCGTGGCAGTTATCCCCGATCGAGCAGCAGCAGTTCGCCGTACAGATTGGCGTCGATTATCCCCAGCCAGTCGTGGACTTAGCCAAATCTGCCGCCGCGAATGAGCGGATATATAACCAAGCAACCGGCGATTTCCCAAGTAATCGCAGTCATGGTCAATCGCGCAAAACCCGACGTTCTAAGGGCGATCGGCAATCGGCAAAATAATTGCGGAAAATTCTTCCGGTAATTGATCGGAATTCTTCCGGATCAGGGTCAGATTACGTGAAATTACTCAATATAGATGCACCCTGACAGAGACCTTATGTGATTGAGGTCTCTTTTTTATTTGGAAAAATTTGTACCGTGGCATGACTTAAATTTTCTTTGCGCAATAGTCCGGACTATTGCCCCACTCGTAGAAGAACTAAATGGTAGATGCACCCTGACATTAGAGCTCTTGGCCTCCGGCTAGGAGCTTTTATTTTGCCAATTTATCGATCGATGATGCGCGTAATCAGCTGCTATCGACCAGAAAAAATTATGCTAGCATCGGGTCAAAGTTATTATCGATCCACCTGAAATTGCCGCATGAGCAAGGTTCTGGTGCTGAACGCCTCCTATGAGCCTCTCAACATCACCAGTTGGCGTCGGGCTGTGGTTTTGCTGATTAAAGGTAAAGCCGAGCCACTAGAGCACACTAAAAAATACATTTACGAGAATTTCCCTCTGCCTTCAGTCATACGATTGCGGCATTACGTTCGTGTGCCCTACGTTGAAATAGCCCTCACCCGGAAAAATCTCCTCCACCGGGATGGCCATGCCTGCCAGTACTGCCAGAAAGGCGGTGAAGGCATGACCTTGGATCATGTGATTCCACGCTCCCGGGGCGGACAGGATACCTGGGAAAATATCGTCGTTGCTTGCGTGCGTTGTAATGTCAAAAAAGGCAATCGCACCCCCAAAGAAGCCAGTATGACCTTACTCAAGCAACCCAGCCGCCCCCACAGCAGTCTCTACTTCGAAGTCAATCGCTGTATGAATAATGGGGCAAATCAAGAGTGGCGCAAGTACGTGATCGGCGCTAGCTGACCAAATCTACCGATGCAGGATAAAATAGGGGGTACGACGACTTACTGGTTAGCTACCTCAGGGATCATCATTCGCCACACGGGTTGGCATTTGCCTAATGGTTGAAGAGGAAATACTTCGTTTGGGGGATGCACTTTAAGGGGTGTCCCTCGAATTGGTTGTTTGACATTTAACCAATCGCACAGTGCTATTCACCTCGCGATGTTTACTTGAAATTTTAGCTAGGCATTCGCCTGACCATCACCTTTATGCAACTTGAATCTTCACCTGCAACTGGTAGTGACACACGTCCTGCTGGTCTCTCGAATTTGCCCATTACAAATCATCCACCGCTTCAGGACGATCAGACTAACGCGCCAGTCGAGTACCGGCGATCAGCGCGCGAAGTTGAGCGTGTGGTACTGCAGCAGCCCAAGCTAGAAGAATTCCAGCAAATGCTCGA encodes:
- a CDS encoding DASH family cryptochrome yields the protein MGHQRILVWYRQDLRLHDHAPLSQAIESGAEIIPLYCFDPRQWAKTTPTSFGMPKMGGFRGQFLLESIADLQQNLQVIGSDLLLRQGHPETVLPQLCEILEINAVYYSDEVTQEETYVEKQLQLALATTGVKCQGIWDQTLYHRDDIPFAIDQLPELFTTFRKQVEKESSWRVPLAAPAKLPPLPSGVDRGQLPTLADLGITPISPDTRGVMPFQGGETAAIKRLDEYFWQRDQLRIYKQTRNGMLGADYSSKFSPWLALGCLSPRYIAQQIHQYETDRVANDSTYWLIFELLWRDYFRLIGAKHGEQLFKIGGLQNLMLPWKTDTQRFEQWKNGKTGLPLVDANMRELAATGFMSNRGRQNVASFLTKNLGIDWRWGAAYFESMLIDYDVCSNWGNWNYSAGIGNDARGFRCFSITKQAKDYDPQGEYVKYWCPELAQIPATKVQQPWQLSPIEQQQFAVQIGVDYPQPVVDLAKSAAANERIYNQATGDFPSNRSHGQSRKTRRSKGDRQSAK
- the crtH gene encoding carotenoid isomerase, whose protein sequence is MTWDTIVVGAGIGGLVTATQLAAKGATVLVLEQYLIPGGSGGTFERPGYRFDVGASMIFGFGCQGTTNLLTRALAAVDMQLPTIPDPVQIHYHLPDGLNLKVHRQYEDFLQELIAQFPHEAKGIRQFYDACWRVFNCLNVMDLLSLEEPRYLARVFLQHPLACFGLLRYLPRNVGEIARRYIRDRRLLRFIDMECFCWSTVLAERTPMINAGMVFSDRHYGGVRYPQGGVGQIAQKLVEGLTHVGSSIRYKAKVRQILLEQGRAIGVQLTTGEKLYADRIVSNATRWDTFGKLLPDQTLPRSEVRWQQNYQQSPSFLSLHLGVNATVLPTTTECHHILLEDWQSMEQEQGTIFVSIPTLLDPTLAPPGKHIIHTFTPSWMSAWQGLSPTAYRAKKQRDADRLIQRLERLFPGLSAQITLQEVGTPRTHRRFLGRINGTYGPIPQRRLRGLLKMPFNRTSIKHLYCVGDSTFPGQGLNAVAFSGFACAHRIAADLRL
- a CDS encoding HNH endonuclease gives rise to the protein MSKVLVLNASYEPLNITSWRRAVVLLIKGKAEPLEHTKKYIYENFPLPSVIRLRHYVRVPYVEIALTRKNLLHRDGHACQYCQKGGEGMTLDHVIPRSRGGQDTWENIVVACVRCNVKKGNRTPKEASMTLLKQPSRPHSSLYFEVNRCMNNGANQEWRKYVIGAS
- a CDS encoding YggT family protein is translated as MNPVLIIANFISLYSLLVLIRCLLTWIPNIDFSSQPFRTLSDVTDPYLNLFRGLIPPLGGMDLSPMVAILALNFLGKFLISALSTAFASYSMYMLG
- the upp gene encoding uracil phosphoribosyltransferase, with translation MTLQLRVYVPPHPLIKHWLGVARDVGTPSVLFRTAMTELGRWLTYEAIREWLPTEDTQIETPLAACPATFINPEIPVVVVPILRAGLSLLDGAQSLLPLASIYHLGLVRDEQTLKPSCYLNKLPAQMHPETRVLITDPMLATGGSMVAALEEIIQRGVDPVNIRIVSVVAAPPALQKLSADYPSLNIYTAAIDEVLNDQGFIVPGLGDAGDRTYGT
- a CDS encoding DUF3747 domain-containing protein; translation: MIKFPFLTPLIGFVSLLAMQPAQANVFSEIAVPQDRIIAVAAPYNEDLHQLLVIQQVEDDRPCWRASNNASGPVEVDPLLVDFDFTGICGRGTDSNGYSIRLGGRDLGWRYGLQVVKKDGDLRLLGVPTGHKNKPTLDIGSVGGWNAGFVKIRLNPGWRMAQRTYLGEPLGHIYFTNDQPLTAFSQPDLNQPTSMNAGINRSNSLIRKPYGVVTDRSKFIVPTE